From a region of the Carassius auratus strain Wakin chromosome 31, ASM336829v1, whole genome shotgun sequence genome:
- the LOC113050919 gene encoding zinc finger protein Dzip1-like isoform X3, whose protein sequence is MVCCVNWDARSCFHRNAQDALTLRALRSFIKTSQTPQDGKETSDSRIQQNKPFYDNVYYPYPPDPRGTHSSAGIPSLLSSPQSQPSSGSLSRPAASSMSGPLTSSGATGIPPPFRFRARRENVDWRRISAVDVDRVASELDFHTLQEHITEVTFCSVEGERCQRCQSPVDSALIKLFRLAQLTVEYLLHSQDCLSISLQAAEERLQTQAQEKEQLCVQLQKKTHDAKTLKEELKQRKKIIASQQAMFSTGIGANYHKCQHCEKAFMNASFLQSHVQRRHPAEFDIRLMTDNQKKIQTMKLQEEISKLQEQLTMVTSQMETQQKDYSAKQEKELIERQEEFKRQLEIWKEEEKMRMNSKIDEVKQACLRDMDSMHQKNRNLENELLKLQQENMQPVQTQPSTSASNEHWQEVVKLQQKLHKQEVKWAGKMQKMKEEHDGEKSLLQEELFKLRSAVSEGREESRRQVQELSHRLQEQQQIIASQNKQMKQISSKPPAITVQHEVVAAPAPETKAKVVLSEQSSSVHRLDPIVELSEEEKDSSSISESHTESRSWQQEVQELLKNPGLRRDMRLAAQQNLEDRLQILGIKGVSGLSKGVYKSTMSQVITDRQKRQEEDPVYRRILKEINHKLEQRVKERNTEQPDKPKHEQVIQSRPRSSSFPSTVTRVVSGPAPKQLHTPQAAPRSRTSPLPKTSTPLQHHRTPPFSSDEESSEEEESSEEETPQTQKKSAQVESSTVKAQTARTQQRSTSLAPAPAPAVRSTAPVISTDVTALSESDSEWTEGSEMEELNLSQLHKHTDQNGNVAKITHSKVKALGKSLEKQLEARGPKKPAGGVNTLLQKPTAVKNIKQDVKKELKYTDEDDEDDDWDISSLEDVPAVTKPSQCPAPVKKSLDKSLDTSTSVWGSSTGKGQKPGLTDAGTGSTLKSSLVSVSDWDDSDEI, encoded by the exons ATGG TGTGCTGTGTAAACTGGGACGCGCGCTCTTGTTTCCATAGAAACGCACAGGACGCCCTGACACTGCGAGCGCTCCGATCATTCATCAAGACTTCACAAACACCGCAAGATGGTAAGGAGACAAGCGACAGCAGGATTCAGCAGAATAAG CCATTTTATGACAACGTTTACTATCCATACCCGCCAGATCCCCGGGGAACCCATTCCTCAGCGGGAATCCCGTCTCTGTTGAGCTCTCCACAGAGTCAGCCCTCATCCGGCAGCCTGAGCAGACCAGCCGCATCCTCCATGTCCGGACCGCTTACGTCCTCCGGAGCCACCGGCATCCCTCCGCCCTTCAGGTTCAGAGCCCGGCGTGAGAATGTGGACTGGCGTCGGATCAGTGCCGTGGATGTGGACCGCGTGGCTTCCGAATTGGACTTCCACACCCTACAGGAGCACATCACAGAGGTGACGTTCTGCAGCGTGGAGGGCGAGCGCTGTCAACGCTGTCAGAGTCCCGTGGACTCGGCCCTGATTAAGCTCTTCCGGCTGGCCCAGCTGACCGTGGAGTACCTGCTGCACTCCCAGGACTGCCTCAGCATCAGCCTGCAGGCGGCCGAGGAGAGGCTTCAGACGCAGGCGCAAGAGAAGGAGCAGCTCTGCGTCCAGCTGCAGAAAAAAACCCACGATGCCAAGACATTAAAGGAGGAGCTGAAGCAGAGGAAGAAGATCATAGCCTCTCAGCAAGCCATGTTCAGCACGGGGATCGGTGCCAATTACCACAAG TGCCAACACTGTGAGAAAGCCTTCATGAATGCCTCTTTCCTGCAAAGTCACGTGCAGCGCAGACATCCAGCGGAGTTTGACATCA GACTGATGACAGATAATCAGAAAAAAATCCAGACCATGAAGTTACAAGAGGAGATCAGCAAACTACAGGAGCAGCTGACCATGGTCACGTCCCAAATGGAGACACAGCAGAAAGACTACTCTGCTAAACAG gAGAAAGAGCTCATTGAAAGGCAGGAAGAGTTTAAGAGACAACTGGAAATAtggaaagaagaagagaaaatgcGAATGAACAGCAAAATAGATGAAGTCAAGCAAGCCTGTCTGCGGGACATGGATTCAATGCATCAAAAGAACAGAAACCTAGAAAAT GAGCTGCTAAAATTACAGCAGGAAAATATGCAGCCGGTCCAGACACAGCCCAGTACATCAGCCAGCAATGAACACTGGCAGGAAGTTGTTAAACTTCAACAAAAACTCCACAAACAA GAAGTGAAGTGGGCAGGGAAAATGCAAAAAATGAAGGAGGAACATGACGGTGAAAAAAGTCTG CTTCAGGAGGAGCTGTTCAAACTGCGCTCGGCCGTGTCAGAAGGACGGGAGGAATCACGACGACAGGTGCAGGAGCTGAGCCACAGGCTGCAGGAGCAGCAGCAGATTATTGCCTCTCAAAACAAGCAG ATGAAACAGATCTCATCAAAGCCACCAGCAATAACAGTACAGCATGAAG TGGTTGCTGCCCCGGCTCCAGAGACCAAAGCTAAAGTGGTGCTCAGTG AGCAGTCCAGCTCAGTCCACAGACTGGATCCTATAGTGGAGCTGTCTGAGGAGGAGAAAG ATTCCTCTAGCATCTCTGAAAGTCACACAGAGAGCCGGTCGTGGCAGCAGGAagtgcaagagcttttgaagaaCCCAGGTTTGAGGCGAGACATGCGTCTTGCAGCTCAGCAGAACCTTGAAGATAGGCTACAGATCCTAGGCATCAAG GGAGTCAGTGGTCTCTCTAAAGGAGTATATAAGAGCACTATGTCCCAGGTTATCACTGACCGTCAGAAGAGACAGGAAGAGGATCCAGTGTATCGGAGGATTCTGAAAGAGATCAACCATAAACTGGAGCAGAGAGTAAAGGAGAGGAACACGGAGCAGCCAGACAAACCCAAACATGAACAAG TAATTCAGTCCAGACCCAGATCCAGCAGTTTTCCATCTACAGTAACTCGAGTGGTGTCGGGCCCTGCTCCGAAACAGCTGCACACCCCACAAGCAGCTCCACGCAGCAGAACCAGCCCCCTGCCCAAGACCTCCACACCACTACAGCATCACAG AACTCCTCCTTTTAGCTCTGATGAAGAATCGTCTGAGGAAGAGGAATCGTCTGAAGAAGAAACCCCTCAAACACAGAAGAAATCTGCCCAGGTCGAGAGCAGCACAGTCAAAGCCCAGACTGCTAGAACCCAGCAGCGCTCGACCTCTCtcgctcctgctcctgctcctgctgtgCGCTCCACTGCTCCCGTGATCAGCACAGACGTGACGGCTCTGAGCGAGAGCGACAGCGAGTGGACCGAGGGCAGCGAGATGGAGGAGCTCAACCTCTCACAGCTCCACAAACACACTGACCAGAATGGAAACGTGGCGAAGATTACTCACA gtAAAGTCAAAGCTCTTGGCAAAAGCCTCGAAAAACAGCTGGAAGCACGAGGCCCAAAGAAACCAGCAGGGGGCGTTAATACATTGCTTCAAAAGCCAACAGCtgtcaaaaatataaagcaagatGTAAAGAAAGAGCTAAAG TacacagatgaagatgatgaggatgatgactGGGATATCTCCTCTCTGGAGGATGTTCCCGCTGTAACCAAACCCAGCCAATGTCCTGCACCTGTCAAGAAGAGCTTGGACAAGAGCCTGGACACCAGCACGAGTGTGTGGGGCTCGTCCACGGGCAAAGGACAGAAGCCAG gCCTCACAGACGCAGGAACCGGCAGCACTCTCAAGAGCAGTTTAGTGAGCGTCAGCGACTGGGATGATTCAGATGAgatataa
- the LOC113050919 gene encoding zinc finger protein Dzip1-like isoform X5 has translation MVCCVNWDARSCFHRNAQDALTLRALRSFIKTSQTPQDGKETSDSRIQQNKPFYDNVYYPYPPDPRGTHSSAGIPSLLSSPQSQPSSGSLSRPAASSMSGPLTSSGATGIPPPFRFRARRENVDWRRISAVDVDRVASELDFHTLQEHITEVTFCSVEGERCQRCQSPVDSALIKLFRLAQLTVEYLLHSQDCLSISLQAAEERLQTQAQEKEQLCVQLQKKTHDAKTLKEELKQRKKIIASQQAMFSTGIGANYHKCQHCEKAFMNASFLQSHVQRRHPAEFDIRLMTDNQKKIQTMKLQEEISKLQEQLTMVTSQMETQQKDYSAKQEKELIERQEEFKRQLEIWKEEEKMRMNSKIDEVKQACLRDMDSMHQKNRNLENELLKLQQENMQPVQTQPSTSASNEHWQEVVKLQQKLHKQEVKWAGKMQKMKEEHDGEKSLLQEELFKLRSAVSEGREESRRQVQELSHRLQEQQQIIASQNKQMKQISSKPPAITVQHEVVAAPAPETKAKVVLSDSSSISESHTESRSWQQEVQELLKNPGLRRDMRLAAQQNLEDRLQILGIKGVSGLSKGVYKSTMSQVITDRQKRQEEDPVYRRILKEINHKLEQRVKERNTEQPDKPKHEQVIQSRPRSSSFPSTVTRVVSGPAPKQLHTPQAAPRSRTSPLPKTSTPLQHHRTPPFSSDEESSEEEESSEEETPQTQKKSAQVESSTVKAQTARTQQRSTSLAPAPAPAVRSTAPVISTDVTALSESDSEWTEGSEMEELNLSQLHKHTDQNGNVAKITHSKVKALGKSLEKQLEARGPKKPAGGVNTLLQKPTAVKNIKQDVKKELKYTDEDDEDDDWDISSLEDVPAVTKPSQCPAPVKKSLDKSLDTSTSVWGSSTGKGQKPGLTDAGTGSTLKSSLVSVSDWDDSDEI, from the exons ATGG TGTGCTGTGTAAACTGGGACGCGCGCTCTTGTTTCCATAGAAACGCACAGGACGCCCTGACACTGCGAGCGCTCCGATCATTCATCAAGACTTCACAAACACCGCAAGATGGTAAGGAGACAAGCGACAGCAGGATTCAGCAGAATAAG CCATTTTATGACAACGTTTACTATCCATACCCGCCAGATCCCCGGGGAACCCATTCCTCAGCGGGAATCCCGTCTCTGTTGAGCTCTCCACAGAGTCAGCCCTCATCCGGCAGCCTGAGCAGACCAGCCGCATCCTCCATGTCCGGACCGCTTACGTCCTCCGGAGCCACCGGCATCCCTCCGCCCTTCAGGTTCAGAGCCCGGCGTGAGAATGTGGACTGGCGTCGGATCAGTGCCGTGGATGTGGACCGCGTGGCTTCCGAATTGGACTTCCACACCCTACAGGAGCACATCACAGAGGTGACGTTCTGCAGCGTGGAGGGCGAGCGCTGTCAACGCTGTCAGAGTCCCGTGGACTCGGCCCTGATTAAGCTCTTCCGGCTGGCCCAGCTGACCGTGGAGTACCTGCTGCACTCCCAGGACTGCCTCAGCATCAGCCTGCAGGCGGCCGAGGAGAGGCTTCAGACGCAGGCGCAAGAGAAGGAGCAGCTCTGCGTCCAGCTGCAGAAAAAAACCCACGATGCCAAGACATTAAAGGAGGAGCTGAAGCAGAGGAAGAAGATCATAGCCTCTCAGCAAGCCATGTTCAGCACGGGGATCGGTGCCAATTACCACAAG TGCCAACACTGTGAGAAAGCCTTCATGAATGCCTCTTTCCTGCAAAGTCACGTGCAGCGCAGACATCCAGCGGAGTTTGACATCA GACTGATGACAGATAATCAGAAAAAAATCCAGACCATGAAGTTACAAGAGGAGATCAGCAAACTACAGGAGCAGCTGACCATGGTCACGTCCCAAATGGAGACACAGCAGAAAGACTACTCTGCTAAACAG gAGAAAGAGCTCATTGAAAGGCAGGAAGAGTTTAAGAGACAACTGGAAATAtggaaagaagaagagaaaatgcGAATGAACAGCAAAATAGATGAAGTCAAGCAAGCCTGTCTGCGGGACATGGATTCAATGCATCAAAAGAACAGAAACCTAGAAAAT GAGCTGCTAAAATTACAGCAGGAAAATATGCAGCCGGTCCAGACACAGCCCAGTACATCAGCCAGCAATGAACACTGGCAGGAAGTTGTTAAACTTCAACAAAAACTCCACAAACAA GAAGTGAAGTGGGCAGGGAAAATGCAAAAAATGAAGGAGGAACATGACGGTGAAAAAAGTCTG CTTCAGGAGGAGCTGTTCAAACTGCGCTCGGCCGTGTCAGAAGGACGGGAGGAATCACGACGACAGGTGCAGGAGCTGAGCCACAGGCTGCAGGAGCAGCAGCAGATTATTGCCTCTCAAAACAAGCAG ATGAAACAGATCTCATCAAAGCCACCAGCAATAACAGTACAGCATGAAG TGGTTGCTGCCCCGGCTCCAGAGACCAAAGCTAAAGTGGTGCTCAGTG ATTCCTCTAGCATCTCTGAAAGTCACACAGAGAGCCGGTCGTGGCAGCAGGAagtgcaagagcttttgaagaaCCCAGGTTTGAGGCGAGACATGCGTCTTGCAGCTCAGCAGAACCTTGAAGATAGGCTACAGATCCTAGGCATCAAG GGAGTCAGTGGTCTCTCTAAAGGAGTATATAAGAGCACTATGTCCCAGGTTATCACTGACCGTCAGAAGAGACAGGAAGAGGATCCAGTGTATCGGAGGATTCTGAAAGAGATCAACCATAAACTGGAGCAGAGAGTAAAGGAGAGGAACACGGAGCAGCCAGACAAACCCAAACATGAACAAG TAATTCAGTCCAGACCCAGATCCAGCAGTTTTCCATCTACAGTAACTCGAGTGGTGTCGGGCCCTGCTCCGAAACAGCTGCACACCCCACAAGCAGCTCCACGCAGCAGAACCAGCCCCCTGCCCAAGACCTCCACACCACTACAGCATCACAG AACTCCTCCTTTTAGCTCTGATGAAGAATCGTCTGAGGAAGAGGAATCGTCTGAAGAAGAAACCCCTCAAACACAGAAGAAATCTGCCCAGGTCGAGAGCAGCACAGTCAAAGCCCAGACTGCTAGAACCCAGCAGCGCTCGACCTCTCtcgctcctgctcctgctcctgctgtgCGCTCCACTGCTCCCGTGATCAGCACAGACGTGACGGCTCTGAGCGAGAGCGACAGCGAGTGGACCGAGGGCAGCGAGATGGAGGAGCTCAACCTCTCACAGCTCCACAAACACACTGACCAGAATGGAAACGTGGCGAAGATTACTCACA gtAAAGTCAAAGCTCTTGGCAAAAGCCTCGAAAAACAGCTGGAAGCACGAGGCCCAAAGAAACCAGCAGGGGGCGTTAATACATTGCTTCAAAAGCCAACAGCtgtcaaaaatataaagcaagatGTAAAGAAAGAGCTAAAG TacacagatgaagatgatgaggatgatgactGGGATATCTCCTCTCTGGAGGATGTTCCCGCTGTAACCAAACCCAGCCAATGTCCTGCACCTGTCAAGAAGAGCTTGGACAAGAGCCTGGACACCAGCACGAGTGTGTGGGGCTCGTCCACGGGCAAAGGACAGAAGCCAG gCCTCACAGACGCAGGAACCGGCAGCACTCTCAAGAGCAGTTTAGTGAGCGTCAGCGACTGGGATGATTCAGATGAgatataa
- the LOC113050919 gene encoding zinc finger protein Dzip1-like isoform X1, protein MVCCVNWDARSCFHRNAQDALTLRALRSFIKTSQTPQDGKETSDSRIQQNKPFYDNVYYPYPPDPRGTHSSAGIPSLLSSPQSQPSSGSLSRPAASSMSGPLTSSGATGIPPPFRFRARRENVDWRRISAVDVDRVASELDFHTLQEHITEVTFCSVEGERCQRCQSPVDSALIKLFRLAQLTVEYLLHSQDCLSISLQAAEERLQTQAQEKEQLCVQLQKKTHDAKTLKEELKQRKKIIASQQAMFSTGIGANYHKCQHCEKAFMNASFLQSHVQRRHPAEFDIRLMTDNQKKIQTMKLQEEISKLQEQLTMVTSQMETQQKDYSAKQEKELIERQEEFKRQLEIWKEEEKMRMNSKIDEVKQACLRDMDSMHQKNRNLENELLKLQQENMQPVQTQPSTSASNEHWQEVVKLQQKLHKQEVKWAGKMQKMKEEHDGEKSLLQEELFKLRSAVSEGREESRRQVQELSHRLQEQQQIIASQNKQMKQISSKPPAITVQHEVVAAPAPETKAKVVLSEQSSSVHRLDPIVELSEEEKDSSSISESHTESRSWQQEVQELLKNPGLRRDMRLAAQQNLEDRLQILGIKGVSGLSKGVYKSTMSQVITDRQKRQEEDPVYRRILKEINHKLEQRVKERNTEQPDKPKHEQVIQSRPRSSSFPSTVTRVVSGPAPKQLHTPQAAPRSRTSPLPKTSTPLQHHRTPPFSSDEESSEEEESSEEETPQTQKKSAQVESSTVKAQTARTQQRSTSLAPAPAPAVRSTAPVISTDVTALSESDSEWTEGSEMEELNLSQLHKHTDQNGNVAKITHSKVKALGKSLEKQLEARGPKKPAGGVNTLLQKPTAVKNIKQDVKKELKYTDEDDEDDDWDISSLEDVPAVTKPSQCPAPVKKSLDKSLDTSTSVWGSSTGKGQKPGPEKSYSLTDAGTGSTLKSSLVSVSDWDDSDEI, encoded by the exons ATGG TGTGCTGTGTAAACTGGGACGCGCGCTCTTGTTTCCATAGAAACGCACAGGACGCCCTGACACTGCGAGCGCTCCGATCATTCATCAAGACTTCACAAACACCGCAAGATGGTAAGGAGACAAGCGACAGCAGGATTCAGCAGAATAAG CCATTTTATGACAACGTTTACTATCCATACCCGCCAGATCCCCGGGGAACCCATTCCTCAGCGGGAATCCCGTCTCTGTTGAGCTCTCCACAGAGTCAGCCCTCATCCGGCAGCCTGAGCAGACCAGCCGCATCCTCCATGTCCGGACCGCTTACGTCCTCCGGAGCCACCGGCATCCCTCCGCCCTTCAGGTTCAGAGCCCGGCGTGAGAATGTGGACTGGCGTCGGATCAGTGCCGTGGATGTGGACCGCGTGGCTTCCGAATTGGACTTCCACACCCTACAGGAGCACATCACAGAGGTGACGTTCTGCAGCGTGGAGGGCGAGCGCTGTCAACGCTGTCAGAGTCCCGTGGACTCGGCCCTGATTAAGCTCTTCCGGCTGGCCCAGCTGACCGTGGAGTACCTGCTGCACTCCCAGGACTGCCTCAGCATCAGCCTGCAGGCGGCCGAGGAGAGGCTTCAGACGCAGGCGCAAGAGAAGGAGCAGCTCTGCGTCCAGCTGCAGAAAAAAACCCACGATGCCAAGACATTAAAGGAGGAGCTGAAGCAGAGGAAGAAGATCATAGCCTCTCAGCAAGCCATGTTCAGCACGGGGATCGGTGCCAATTACCACAAG TGCCAACACTGTGAGAAAGCCTTCATGAATGCCTCTTTCCTGCAAAGTCACGTGCAGCGCAGACATCCAGCGGAGTTTGACATCA GACTGATGACAGATAATCAGAAAAAAATCCAGACCATGAAGTTACAAGAGGAGATCAGCAAACTACAGGAGCAGCTGACCATGGTCACGTCCCAAATGGAGACACAGCAGAAAGACTACTCTGCTAAACAG gAGAAAGAGCTCATTGAAAGGCAGGAAGAGTTTAAGAGACAACTGGAAATAtggaaagaagaagagaaaatgcGAATGAACAGCAAAATAGATGAAGTCAAGCAAGCCTGTCTGCGGGACATGGATTCAATGCATCAAAAGAACAGAAACCTAGAAAAT GAGCTGCTAAAATTACAGCAGGAAAATATGCAGCCGGTCCAGACACAGCCCAGTACATCAGCCAGCAATGAACACTGGCAGGAAGTTGTTAAACTTCAACAAAAACTCCACAAACAA GAAGTGAAGTGGGCAGGGAAAATGCAAAAAATGAAGGAGGAACATGACGGTGAAAAAAGTCTG CTTCAGGAGGAGCTGTTCAAACTGCGCTCGGCCGTGTCAGAAGGACGGGAGGAATCACGACGACAGGTGCAGGAGCTGAGCCACAGGCTGCAGGAGCAGCAGCAGATTATTGCCTCTCAAAACAAGCAG ATGAAACAGATCTCATCAAAGCCACCAGCAATAACAGTACAGCATGAAG TGGTTGCTGCCCCGGCTCCAGAGACCAAAGCTAAAGTGGTGCTCAGTG AGCAGTCCAGCTCAGTCCACAGACTGGATCCTATAGTGGAGCTGTCTGAGGAGGAGAAAG ATTCCTCTAGCATCTCTGAAAGTCACACAGAGAGCCGGTCGTGGCAGCAGGAagtgcaagagcttttgaagaaCCCAGGTTTGAGGCGAGACATGCGTCTTGCAGCTCAGCAGAACCTTGAAGATAGGCTACAGATCCTAGGCATCAAG GGAGTCAGTGGTCTCTCTAAAGGAGTATATAAGAGCACTATGTCCCAGGTTATCACTGACCGTCAGAAGAGACAGGAAGAGGATCCAGTGTATCGGAGGATTCTGAAAGAGATCAACCATAAACTGGAGCAGAGAGTAAAGGAGAGGAACACGGAGCAGCCAGACAAACCCAAACATGAACAAG TAATTCAGTCCAGACCCAGATCCAGCAGTTTTCCATCTACAGTAACTCGAGTGGTGTCGGGCCCTGCTCCGAAACAGCTGCACACCCCACAAGCAGCTCCACGCAGCAGAACCAGCCCCCTGCCCAAGACCTCCACACCACTACAGCATCACAG AACTCCTCCTTTTAGCTCTGATGAAGAATCGTCTGAGGAAGAGGAATCGTCTGAAGAAGAAACCCCTCAAACACAGAAGAAATCTGCCCAGGTCGAGAGCAGCACAGTCAAAGCCCAGACTGCTAGAACCCAGCAGCGCTCGACCTCTCtcgctcctgctcctgctcctgctgtgCGCTCCACTGCTCCCGTGATCAGCACAGACGTGACGGCTCTGAGCGAGAGCGACAGCGAGTGGACCGAGGGCAGCGAGATGGAGGAGCTCAACCTCTCACAGCTCCACAAACACACTGACCAGAATGGAAACGTGGCGAAGATTACTCACA gtAAAGTCAAAGCTCTTGGCAAAAGCCTCGAAAAACAGCTGGAAGCACGAGGCCCAAAGAAACCAGCAGGGGGCGTTAATACATTGCTTCAAAAGCCAACAGCtgtcaaaaatataaagcaagatGTAAAGAAAGAGCTAAAG TacacagatgaagatgatgaggatgatgactGGGATATCTCCTCTCTGGAGGATGTTCCCGCTGTAACCAAACCCAGCCAATGTCCTGCACCTGTCAAGAAGAGCTTGGACAAGAGCCTGGACACCAGCACGAGTGTGTGGGGCTCGTCCACGGGCAAAGGACAGAAGCCAGGTCCAGAGAAGTCATAca gCCTCACAGACGCAGGAACCGGCAGCACTCTCAAGAGCAGTTTAGTGAGCGTCAGCGACTGGGATGATTCAGATGAgatataa